One Halorientalis litorea DNA segment encodes these proteins:
- a CDS encoding IS6 family transposase, with the protein MPKTDRLNGCLDQIELEFVEREATPQLLMKLSIQLHLAGLSLSNTVSFLDVFGVQRARSTVHNWVHKADLQPQDGRQPDHVAVDETVIQLDDERYWLYAAVDPDTNELLHTKLEPVRTNAFAHAFFAELREKHAVDDAVFLVDGAAPLKDACQRHGLDFRYERHGNRNSVERVFREVKRRTSSFSNCFSNAERDTADDWLQSFAFAWNQLI; encoded by the coding sequence ATGCCAAAAACCGACCGCCTCAACGGCTGTTTAGACCAGATCGAGTTAGAGTTTGTGGAGCGCGAAGCGACACCGCAACTGCTGATGAAACTCAGTATTCAGTTGCATCTTGCTGGACTCTCGCTTTCGAATACTGTTTCGTTTCTTGATGTATTCGGTGTCCAACGCGCACGATCCACTGTTCACAACTGGGTTCACAAGGCCGATCTACAGCCCCAGGATGGACGCCAGCCAGATCACGTTGCGGTCGACGAAACTGTGATCCAGCTTGACGACGAGCGCTACTGGCTGTACGCCGCCGTCGATCCTGACACGAACGAATTACTCCATACAAAGCTTGAGCCAGTGAGAACAAACGCTTTCGCTCACGCGTTCTTTGCCGAACTCCGCGAGAAACACGCCGTCGACGACGCCGTGTTTCTCGTCGATGGTGCCGCCCCGCTGAAAGACGCCTGTCAACGACACGGCCTCGATTTCAGATATGAACGTCATGGAAATCGGAACAGTGTCGAACGTGTCTTTCGTGAGGTAAAACGACGTACTTCTTCGTTCTCAAACTGTTTCAGCAACGCCGAGCGAGACACAGCTGACGACTGGCTCCAATCGTTTGCCTTCGCATGGAATCAGCTAATCTGA
- a CDS encoding amino acid ABC transporter substrate-binding protein has protein sequence MRDNIKNTIDRRNFVKAAGLTSTLGVAGVSGCLGGGESDQGRDTFKFGAVTSLSGDLRFGGEVTRRGYDLWKKTVNDNGGIEIDGSSYEVELTYADAQSDPSTGADAASQMINNEGVDAVLGPYSSNVTLAVAPIMEKNQTPHITGSAESPRIWGEQYNHTFGTVPAVTQIARQTADEILSLDPAAESVYVSGVNGPFSEATASAMRAAAEDRNVEVLDYSLNPSDTDWTNVVSSAKDQDPDLHFHGGHIGSHVSLLNAADQLNYQPNGFFCHYGVNTSSFREGLGDGATNTFGATVWLPSVERAGGVLFGSAADYAEASRNEFDAEPDYTQAGSSAAGIVYQQALEELGAAPPLSASEQSQLVSIIEDIEVETFYGDVTFDKEGEFYHNNTTTDPLPIQLQDDNEAVVVGSSASASDANYPVSE, from the coding sequence ATGCGAGATAACATCAAGAACACGATTGACCGGCGGAACTTCGTGAAGGCGGCGGGATTGACGAGCACACTCGGTGTCGCAGGGGTGTCCGGGTGTCTCGGGGGCGGGGAGTCAGACCAAGGGAGAGACACGTTCAAGTTCGGTGCGGTGACGTCGCTGTCCGGTGACCTCCGGTTCGGTGGCGAGGTGACGCGCCGTGGGTACGACCTCTGGAAGAAGACGGTCAACGACAACGGCGGCATCGAGATAGACGGCAGCAGTTACGAAGTCGAACTGACCTACGCGGATGCACAGTCCGACCCGAGCACCGGTGCCGACGCGGCGTCACAGATGATTAACAACGAGGGCGTCGACGCGGTGCTGGGCCCGTACTCCAGTAACGTGACGCTGGCGGTGGCACCCATCATGGAGAAAAACCAGACGCCGCACATCACCGGGAGTGCCGAGTCGCCGCGTATCTGGGGAGAGCAGTACAACCACACGTTCGGGACCGTCCCGGCGGTGACCCAGATTGCACGGCAGACGGCCGACGAGATTCTGTCGCTCGACCCGGCGGCCGAGTCGGTGTACGTGAGCGGCGTGAACGGGCCGTTCTCGGAGGCGACGGCGAGCGCGATGCGGGCCGCCGCCGAGGACCGGAACGTCGAGGTGCTCGATTACAGCCTGAACCCGTCCGACACCGACTGGACGAACGTCGTCAGTAGCGCGAAAGACCAGGACCCGGACCTACACTTCCACGGCGGCCACATCGGGAGCCACGTGAGCCTCCTGAACGCTGCAGACCAGTTGAACTACCAGCCGAACGGCTTCTTCTGTCACTACGGCGTGAACACGTCGAGTTTCAGAGAGGGGCTCGGCGACGGGGCCACGAACACGTTCGGGGCGACGGTGTGGCTCCCCAGCGTCGAGCGCGCCGGCGGTGTCCTGTTCGGCTCCGCGGCGGACTACGCCGAGGCGTCCCGGAACGAGTTCGACGCGGAGCCGGACTACACGCAGGCCGGGTCCAGTGCCGCGGGCATCGTCTACCAGCAGGCACTCGAGGAGTTGGGGGCGGCCCCGCCGCTCTCTGCCTCCGAGCAGAGCCAACTCGTGAGCATCATCGAGGACATCGAGGTCGAGACGTTCTACGGGGACGTCACGTTCGACAAAGAGGGCGAGTTCTACCACAACAACACGACAACGGACCCGCTGCCGATTCAGTTGCAGGACGACAACGAGGCAGTGGTCGTCGGGTCCTCGGCGTCGGCCTCGGACGCCAACTACCCAGTCAGTGAGTAA
- a CDS encoding branched-chain amino acid ABC transporter permease, which translates to MVSTELLVQSIINGLLLGGIYVTVGVGFALVFGVLEIIDFAVGEYVMLGAFTGAIVAPILGGEGLFVVPIAFVVFFLVGVAVQPFIHHVTTGDRPMPLLMGLVFTFGLATFLRGSVLTIFGPNTRNVPTKALSGGIDVTGIGVFPEIRVVTAIVGVLSLVAFMYYLYRTTGGTAIRAIAEDRDIAGLMGVNINRYQSIAYGVYAGLTATGGVFIGLIYAAGPGMGLQYTAFAFFMIVLAGLGYLPGIIVSGVVLGLVQSLTSIYLGGDVVFFALFGLIYLLLLVRPEGLLGKGEVA; encoded by the coding sequence ATGGTCTCGACAGAACTCCTCGTCCAGTCAATCATAAATGGCCTGCTGCTCGGGGGCATCTACGTCACCGTCGGCGTGGGATTCGCGCTCGTGTTCGGCGTCTTGGAGATAATCGACTTCGCCGTCGGCGAGTACGTGATGCTCGGTGCCTTCACCGGTGCCATCGTGGCCCCGATACTCGGTGGTGAAGGGTTGTTCGTCGTCCCGATAGCGTTCGTCGTCTTCTTCCTCGTCGGCGTCGCCGTCCAGCCGTTCATCCACCACGTGACGACGGGAGACCGACCGATGCCGTTGCTGATGGGACTCGTGTTCACGTTCGGGCTTGCGACCTTCCTTCGCGGGTCGGTCCTGACGATTTTCGGCCCGAACACGCGAAACGTCCCGACGAAGGCACTGAGCGGCGGCATCGACGTGACGGGTATCGGCGTCTTCCCGGAAATACGGGTCGTCACCGCCATCGTCGGCGTGCTGTCGCTCGTCGCGTTCATGTACTACCTCTACCGGACCACCGGCGGGACGGCCATCCGGGCCATCGCCGAGGACCGGGACATCGCGGGGCTGATGGGCGTCAACATCAACCGGTACCAGTCCATCGCGTACGGCGTCTACGCCGGCCTGACGGCGACGGGCGGGGTCTTCATCGGCCTCATCTACGCCGCCGGCCCCGGCATGGGCCTGCAGTACACCGCGTTCGCGTTCTTCATGATCGTACTCGCCGGGCTGGGCTACCTACCCGGAATCATCGTCAGTGGCGTCGTCCTCGGGTTAGTACAGTCGCTGACGTCGATTTATCTCGGCGGGGACGTGGTGTTTTTCGCCCTGTTCGGGCTGATTTACCTGCTCCTGCTGGTCCGGCCCGAAGGACTCCTCGGCAAAGGGGAGGTGGCCTGA
- a CDS encoding branched-chain amino acid ABC transporter permease, with protein MSTENEATVRDRIQAIFERDDAPFWLFAIAALVLTVLPFALDTFWTRIALGALLWVGLAQSWNMIGGYAGYLDFGHGAYFGVGAFVTGIAMTELGVSFVVGLTIAAAFCAVLAYAVGVPTLRLSGAYFAIATWAFAEAIKELALILDITGGNYGMTFPTGPESTGLPFVGAPNETFFYYLMLVLSLGTIALAYWLFERSEFGFRVKAIRDHEDAAQSLGIDATQIKRRVYVLSCVIAALFGGANAYYITFIHPNDVLAPLITDQMIIMALLGGLGTIGGPIIGGVMIFLLNRLSSLFLGSSTLYLPLIGLLIMATVLFAPSGVVGILRGEVGRDDVKRNLRELGEKFDIL; from the coding sequence GTGAGTACCGAAAACGAGGCGACCGTTCGGGACCGCATCCAAGCCATCTTCGAGCGCGACGATGCCCCCTTCTGGCTGTTCGCCATCGCGGCACTCGTCCTGACGGTGCTCCCGTTCGCGCTCGACACGTTCTGGACGCGTATCGCTCTCGGCGCGTTGCTGTGGGTCGGCCTCGCCCAGTCGTGGAACATGATCGGCGGCTACGCCGGCTATCTGGACTTCGGTCACGGGGCGTACTTCGGCGTGGGCGCGTTCGTCACCGGCATCGCGATGACGGAACTCGGCGTCTCCTTCGTCGTGGGCCTGACCATCGCGGCCGCGTTCTGTGCCGTGCTCGCCTACGCCGTCGGCGTGCCGACGCTCCGCCTGTCGGGTGCGTACTTCGCCATCGCGACGTGGGCGTTCGCGGAGGCCATCAAGGAACTCGCACTCATCCTCGACATCACCGGCGGCAACTACGGGATGACGTTCCCCACGGGACCGGAGTCCACGGGCCTCCCGTTCGTCGGTGCCCCGAACGAGACGTTTTTCTACTACCTGATGTTGGTGCTGTCGCTCGGGACCATCGCGCTCGCCTACTGGCTCTTCGAGCGCAGCGAGTTCGGCTTCCGCGTGAAAGCGATTCGTGACCACGAGGACGCCGCCCAGTCGCTAGGCATCGACGCGACCCAAATCAAACGACGGGTGTACGTCCTCTCGTGTGTCATCGCCGCGCTGTTCGGCGGTGCCAACGCCTACTACATCACGTTCATCCACCCGAACGACGTGCTGGCACCCCTCATCACCGACCAGATGATAATCATGGCACTGCTGGGCGGACTCGGCACCATCGGCGGCCCCATCATCGGCGGCGTCATGATATTCCTGCTGAACCGCTTATCGTCGCTGTTCCTCGGGAGCTCGACGCTGTATCTGCCGCTCATCGGGTTGCTCATCATGGCCACCGTGCTGTTCGCGCCGAGCGGCGTCGTCGGCATTCTCCGAGGGGAAGTCGGCCGCGACGACGTCAAACGCAACCTGCGTGAACTCGGCGAGAAGTTCGACATCCTGTAA
- a CDS encoding ABC transporter ATP-binding protein, whose translation MSEPLLQTDGLTKQFGALTANDDITLRVDRGEIRGIIGPNGSGKTTFFNSLTGFYTPDGGTVTFDGTDITGWEPHEIARRGVGRTFQIAAPFGNMTVRQNMLAVQTPDDVDEHERAQEILEFLEIDHIADDGASGMSGGQKKLLGLGRVLMLDPEMILLDEPTAGVNPALADRILDHLRELNEDGTTFMIIEHDMDVLKQIVDTVSVLDQGEHIVQGTFDEVSTDTRVREAYLGSADEEEVPI comes from the coding sequence ATGTCCGAACCACTACTCCAGACCGACGGCCTCACGAAGCAGTTCGGCGCGCTGACCGCGAACGACGACATCACGTTGCGCGTCGACCGCGGCGAGATTCGTGGCATCATCGGCCCGAACGGCAGCGGCAAGACGACGTTTTTCAACTCGCTGACGGGTTTTTACACGCCCGACGGCGGGACCGTTACCTTCGATGGCACGGACATCACCGGCTGGGAACCGCACGAAATCGCCCGGCGCGGCGTCGGCCGGACGTTCCAAATCGCCGCACCGTTCGGGAACATGACCGTCCGGCAGAACATGCTGGCGGTCCAGACGCCGGACGACGTCGACGAACACGAGCGTGCACAGGAGATACTCGAGTTCCTCGAAATCGACCACATCGCCGACGACGGTGCCAGCGGGATGAGCGGCGGACAGAAGAAACTCCTCGGCCTCGGCCGCGTGCTGATGCTCGACCCGGAGATGATTCTGCTCGACGAACCGACGGCCGGCGTCAACCCGGCACTCGCGGACCGCATCCTCGACCACCTGCGGGAACTCAACGAGGACGGGACGACGTTCATGATAATCGAACACGACATGGACGTGTTGAAACAGATAGTCGACACCGTCTCGGTGCTGGACCAAGGGGAACACATCGTGCAGGGTACCTTCGACGAGGTCAGTACGGACACTCGCGTCCGCGAAGCGTACCTCGGGTCCGCCGACGAGGAGGAGGTGCCGATATGA
- a CDS encoding ABC transporter ATP-binding protein: protein MSSDRQQTTRSDPPVLRAESIVTGYGDHEVIHGVDIQSHEGITCLFGPNGSGKSTLLKTLNGSVPIWDGTITYGDTDLSDAKPDEIVREGIATVPQGGGVFGTLTVEENLQVGGFTVSDKDAYRRRREEVLDAFPALEDKLDDRASSLSGGQQMMVSLGRAMMTGADTFLLDEPSAGLSPALVEDAFELVERLVTRGARIILIEQNVTAALRLADHVNILVAGELAFDGSPDELSDENELMEVYLGL, encoded by the coding sequence ATGAGTTCGGACCGCCAGCAGACGACGCGGTCGGACCCCCCCGTCCTCCGCGCGGAGAGCATCGTCACGGGGTACGGTGACCACGAGGTCATCCACGGCGTCGACATTCAGTCCCACGAAGGCATCACCTGTCTGTTCGGCCCCAACGGCAGCGGGAAGTCCACGCTGCTGAAGACGCTGAACGGGTCCGTCCCCATCTGGGACGGCACGATTACCTACGGGGATACGGACCTGTCGGACGCCAAGCCGGACGAAATCGTCCGCGAGGGCATCGCCACAGTCCCCCAAGGTGGCGGCGTCTTCGGGACGCTCACCGTCGAGGAGAACCTGCAGGTCGGCGGCTTCACCGTCTCCGACAAGGACGCGTATCGGCGTCGGCGTGAGGAAGTCCTCGACGCCTTCCCGGCACTGGAAGACAAACTGGACGACCGGGCGTCGTCGCTGTCCGGCGGCCAGCAGATGATGGTGAGTCTCGGCCGAGCGATGATGACCGGCGCGGACACGTTCCTGCTCGACGAACCCAGTGCCGGCCTCTCGCCCGCGCTGGTCGAGGACGCCTTCGAACTCGTCGAGCGTCTCGTCACGCGCGGTGCGCGCATCATTCTCATCGAGCAGAACGTCACGGCCGCGCTCCGTCTGGCCGACCACGTCAACATCCTCGTCGCGGGGGAACTCGCCTTCGACGGGTCACCGGACGAACTCTCCGACGAGAACGAACTGATGGAAGTGTACCTCGGACTCTAG
- a CDS encoding VanZ family protein has translation MQSIRHSLREWPGRTVPAIVYAGIVFAASVVNPPSGGQPAVGPLGLVGADKWVHAIAYAVLTVLLAYALWATTFRLLVVVAVVASVYGLGIELVQSALPFRTFDRLDAAANTLGVLVAGLVLWVVSWCLDESSGRWVARESR, from the coding sequence GTGCAGTCGATTCGGCACTCGCTCAGGGAATGGCCCGGTCGGACAGTCCCGGCTATCGTGTACGCCGGTATCGTGTTCGCCGCGTCCGTCGTGAACCCGCCGTCGGGTGGGCAACCAGCGGTCGGGCCGCTCGGACTCGTCGGTGCGGACAAGTGGGTTCACGCGATTGCGTACGCGGTTCTGACCGTCCTCCTCGCTTACGCGCTGTGGGCGACCACGTTCCGGTTGCTGGTGGTGGTGGCCGTCGTCGCGAGCGTGTACGGTCTCGGCATCGAACTCGTCCAGTCGGCCCTGCCGTTCCGAACGTTCGACAGACTCGACGCGGCGGCCAACACGCTCGGTGTCCTCGTGGCTGGCCTGGTGCTCTGGGTCGTCTCGTGGTGTTTGGATGAGTCGTCGGGACGGTGGGTGGCTCGGGAGTCGCGCTAG
- a CDS encoding aldehyde ferredoxin oxidoreductase family protein, translating to MTNLGGFHDNVARVDLGSGDVNYESIDDEDAKKYIGARGLGVKYVFDQGPDVDPLGEDNLLAFMNGPLTGTQTTMSGRIAVCTKSPLTGTVTDSHHGGWSGARLKWAGFDGLLFEGRADEPVYAFVEDGEVELRDASHLWGSGVHETRDTLEEELEGAYGKNLSMMAIGQGGENEVKYACIVNEDDRASGRGGTGCVMGNKNLKAVVVKSTTKMPQPADKETFMEGHKQAMQLIQESEVTAPNEGGLSMYGTNVLMNATEEMDGLPTKNGQYSSTRAMSDAEGDGERIIDAEKVSGENVRENILVDEPTCHSCPVACKKEVEVTAMHKGEEMNVRMESYEYESAWALGPNSGHHDRDRIAVMLDKCNDLGIDTIDTGNTIAMAMEMTEEGKFDELGDVSESGDSEARETASPGGIDWGDSDEMIDLIEKIGHRETELADHLAEGPTHLGDAFDAHDNSLAVKGQSMAAYDPRCMKGMAIGYATSNRGACHLRGYTPAAEILGIPEKVDPYEPAGKGELCATFQNLHAISDSFDICKFNAFAEGIEEYVLQYNGMTGLDVTEEELIEAGERVYNLERYYNNLCGFDGADDDLPDRFVEGSENAIPAQGASEGELAELDQMKDEYYEVRGWVDGVVPDEKLDALDIDVGPGTGVSSEGGAAAPSDD from the coding sequence ATGACAAACCTCGGTGGATTCCACGACAACGTGGCACGGGTAGACCTCGGCTCGGGCGACGTGAACTACGAGAGCATCGACGACGAGGACGCGAAGAAGTACATCGGGGCGCGGGGCCTCGGTGTCAAGTACGTCTTCGACCAAGGCCCGGACGTGGACCCGCTGGGCGAGGACAACCTGCTCGCGTTCATGAACGGGCCGCTCACGGGTACACAGACCACGATGAGCGGCCGTATCGCCGTCTGCACGAAGTCACCGCTGACGGGGACGGTCACCGACTCCCACCACGGCGGGTGGTCGGGGGCACGGCTGAAGTGGGCCGGGTTCGACGGCCTGCTGTTCGAGGGGCGGGCCGACGAGCCAGTGTACGCCTTCGTCGAGGACGGCGAAGTCGAACTCCGGGACGCCTCACACCTCTGGGGGTCGGGCGTCCACGAGACGCGGGACACGCTGGAGGAGGAACTGGAAGGGGCCTACGGCAAGAACCTCTCGATGATGGCCATCGGGCAGGGCGGGGAGAACGAAGTCAAGTACGCCTGCATCGTCAACGAGGACGACCGAGCCTCGGGCCGGGGCGGCACTGGCTGTGTGATGGGCAACAAGAATCTCAAAGCCGTCGTCGTCAAGTCCACGACGAAGATGCCCCAGCCGGCGGACAAGGAGACGTTCATGGAGGGGCACAAGCAGGCCATGCAACTCATTCAGGAGTCGGAGGTGACGGCACCGAACGAGGGCGGCCTCTCGATGTACGGGACGAACGTCCTGATGAACGCGACCGAGGAGATGGACGGCCTGCCGACGAAGAACGGCCAGTACTCCTCGACGCGGGCCATGTCCGACGCCGAAGGCGACGGCGAGCGAATCATCGACGCCGAGAAAGTCAGCGGCGAGAACGTCCGCGAGAACATCCTCGTGGACGAACCCACCTGTCACTCTTGCCCGGTCGCCTGCAAGAAGGAAGTCGAGGTGACGGCGATGCACAAGGGCGAGGAGATGAACGTGCGGATGGAGTCCTACGAGTACGAATCCGCGTGGGCACTCGGTCCCAACTCCGGCCATCACGACCGGGACCGCATCGCCGTGATGCTCGACAAGTGCAACGACCTCGGCATCGACACCATCGACACGGGCAACACCATCGCGATGGCGATGGAGATGACCGAGGAGGGGAAATTCGACGAGTTGGGCGACGTCTCCGAGTCGGGAGACTCGGAGGCTCGGGAGACAGCGTCTCCCGGCGGCATCGACTGGGGCGACTCCGACGAGATGATAGACCTCATCGAGAAAATCGGCCACCGCGAGACCGAGCTCGCGGACCACCTCGCGGAGGGACCGACCCACCTCGGCGACGCGTTCGACGCCCACGACAACTCACTCGCGGTGAAGGGGCAATCGATGGCGGCCTACGACCCCCGGTGCATGAAGGGGATGGCCATCGGCTACGCCACCTCGAACCGCGGGGCCTGTCACCTGCGCGGGTACACCCCCGCCGCCGAGATTCTCGGCATCCCCGAGAAAGTCGACCCCTACGAACCGGCGGGTAAAGGCGAGTTGTGTGCTACCTTCCAGAACCTCCACGCCATCAGCGACAGCTTCGACATCTGCAAGTTCAACGCCTTCGCGGAGGGCATCGAGGAGTACGTCCTCCAGTACAACGGCATGACCGGACTGGACGTGACCGAGGAGGAACTCATCGAGGCCGGCGAGCGCGTCTACAACCTCGAACGCTACTACAACAACCTGTGTGGCTTCGACGGCGCAGACGACGACTTGCCCGACCGCTTCGTGGAAGGGTCCGAGAACGCAATCCCCGCACAGGGCGCGAGCGAGGGCGAACTCGCCGAACTCGACCAGATGAAAGACGAGTACTACGAGGTTCGGGGCTGGGTCGACGGCGTCGTCCCCGACGAGAAACTCGACGCACTCGACATCGACGTCGGTCCCGGCACCGGCGTCTCCAGCGAGGGCGGCGCGGCCGCCCCGAGCGACGACTAG
- a CDS encoding universal stress protein codes for MYDRILVPTDGSTGSAHIAMQAIDLAEQYDATVHVVYVVDEDVGSLLQSMKITEPELREYGQRAVEKVERMVQAHGVDVAAEVLEGDPATTILDYADEIDADLVVAGTHGRSGIERRLIGSVAERLVRRASCPVMTVRLPETNVTVEDEDHATELAEEELANRGIDATVTGIEQQQHVWVAEATTDDGSLLVYVDPETQRTSVVTEANP; via the coding sequence ATGTACGACCGAATACTTGTACCCACTGACGGGAGTACCGGGAGCGCGCACATCGCCATGCAGGCCATCGACCTCGCCGAGCAGTACGACGCGACGGTACACGTCGTCTACGTCGTCGACGAGGACGTTGGGTCGCTGCTACAGAGCATGAAGATAACCGAACCCGAACTCCGCGAGTACGGCCAACGCGCCGTCGAGAAGGTAGAGCGGATGGTGCAGGCTCACGGTGTCGACGTGGCGGCAGAGGTACTGGAAGGGGACCCGGCGACGACGATTCTCGACTACGCCGACGAGATAGACGCGGACCTTGTCGTCGCGGGGACACACGGCCGGTCGGGCATCGAGCGCCGCCTCATCGGCAGCGTCGCCGAACGACTCGTCCGCCGCGCGTCCTGTCCGGTGATGACGGTTCGCCTCCCCGAGACGAACGTTACCGTCGAGGACGAAGACCACGCGACGGAACTGGCCGAAGAGGAACTGGCGAACCGCGGCATCGACGCCACGGTAACGGGCATCGAACAACAGCAACACGTCTGGGTCGCGGAGGCGACCACCGACGACGGGTCACTCCTCGTCTACGTCGACCCCGAGACACAACGCACGAGCGTCGTGACCGAGGCGAATCCCTAG